A stretch of Arachis hypogaea cultivar Tifrunner chromosome 15, arahy.Tifrunner.gnm2.J5K5, whole genome shotgun sequence DNA encodes these proteins:
- the LOC112748544 gene encoding uncharacterized protein: MEAFDKLKVALTQAPILRGPDWSRPFEIMCDASNFTVGAALSQHEDYVSKWVEAIPTRTDDANVVLSFVRNNIICRFRSPRAIVSDQGSYFFNKRMEGIMKKYGIMHKVATAYHPQTNGQAEVFNREIKSILERIVKPNRKYWSAKLTDALWAYRTTYKMPIGMNPFRLVYGKACHLPVEIEHKAYWAVKECNPSLGGAEVERKLQLAELECLRLEAYENFRLYKERMKAVHDKNIRGKEFKAGDLVLVYNSRLRLLPGKLRSRWEGPYQVEKEEPYGVYHLRHPSSPDIFKVNGHRLKLYHGEQIKSNKEIEVFLLEDAPLSKEQ; this comes from the exons ATGGAGGCTTTCGACAAGCTCAAGGTAGCATTAACCCAAGCTCCCATATTGCGAGGGCCGGATTGGAGTCGGCCAttcgaaataatgtgtgatgcttcaaatTTTACCGTGGGAGCTGCGTTATCACAACACGAGG attatgtgtccaaatgggtcgAAGCGATTCCCACCCGGACAGACGATGCTAATGtggtcctttcctttgtgagaaataaCATCATTTGTAGATTtaggtcgccacgagcaatcgtgagcgaccaaggctcCTATTTTTTCAATAAGAGAATGGAAGGGATAATGAAGAAATATGGCATCATGCATAAAGTGGCTACGGCCtaccacccacagacaaatggccAAGCCGAGGTTTTCAATCGGGAGATTAAAAGCATATTGGAAAGAATTGTGAAGCCCAATAGAAAATATTGGAGTGCTAAGCTCAccgatgcattatgggcctaccgAACGACATACAAAATGCCAATTGGCATGAATCCCTTTCGGTTGGTGTATGGCAAAGCTTGCCACTTACCGGTAGAGATAGAGCACAAAGCATATTGGGCCGTCAAAGAGTGTAATCCAAGTTTGGGTGGGGCCGAAGTTGAGAGAAAGCTACAACTAGCGGAGTTGGAATGTTTGAGgcttgaagcttatgagaactttAGACTTTACAAGGAAAGGATGAAAGCCGTGCATGATAAGAATATAAGAGGCAAAGAATTTAAAGCCGGCGATCTAGTCCTCGTTTATAATTCAAGATTGAGATTGTTGCCCGGAAAACTAAGATCAAGATGGGAGGGACCATATCAAGTAGAGAAAGAGGAACCCTATGGGGTTTACCATTTGCGCCATCCCTCAAGTCCGGATATCTTCAAGGTCAATGGGCACCGTCTcaagttgtatcatggtgagcaaataAAAAGCAACAAGGAGATTGAGGTATTCCTCTTAGAAGATGCACCTCTTTCCAAAGAGCAATGA